In one window of Agromyces badenianii DNA:
- a CDS encoding MOSC domain-containing protein gives MQVTRLRVYPVKSFAGYDVDSAEVLPWGLAGDRRWGVVDASGAPVTARERNGLLSLTAEPLADGGLLLGERRPGAGDPLRVDRPTDAEPIIVGHSRQGTALPAGAEADAWLSARLGIDARLVWQPDPRERTVNPRNGGLPDDRLSLADAGPVLLASEASLAQLDAWTDESTSPLDMLRFRPNIVIDGDEPFAEDAWPFVELGEVRFRITKVCDRCVMTLIDPETLARGKEPIRTLAKHRRWSGQTWFGVLMVPVSGGSIAVGDAVQPD, from the coding sequence ATGCAGGTCACACGCCTCCGGGTCTATCCGGTGAAGTCCTTCGCCGGATACGACGTCGATTCGGCCGAGGTGCTGCCGTGGGGTCTCGCCGGCGACCGGCGCTGGGGTGTCGTCGATGCATCCGGTGCCCCCGTGACGGCTCGCGAGCGGAACGGGCTGCTCTCCCTGACGGCCGAGCCGCTCGCCGACGGCGGCCTCCTGCTCGGTGAACGCAGGCCCGGCGCCGGCGACCCGCTTCGCGTCGACCGGCCGACGGATGCCGAACCGATCATCGTCGGTCATTCGCGCCAGGGCACGGCCCTGCCCGCGGGCGCCGAAGCCGATGCGTGGCTGAGCGCACGGCTCGGCATCGACGCGCGACTCGTGTGGCAGCCCGACCCCCGCGAGCGCACGGTCAACCCGCGCAACGGCGGCCTGCCCGACGATCGGCTGTCGCTGGCGGATGCCGGCCCGGTGCTGCTCGCGAGCGAGGCATCCCTCGCCCAGCTCGACGCCTGGACCGACGAGTCGACGTCGCCGCTCGACATGCTGCGGTTCCGGCCGAACATCGTGATCGACGGCGATGAGCCGTTCGCCGAAGACGCCTGGCCGTTCGTCGAGCTCGGCGAGGTGCGGTTCCGCATCACGAAGGTGTGCGATCGCTGCGTGATGACCCTCATCGACCCCGAGACGCTCGCGCGCGGCAAGGAGCCGATTCGCACGCTCGCGAAGCATCGCCGCTGGAGCGGCCAGACCTGGTTCGGCGTGCTCATGGTGCCGGTGTCGGGAGGCTCGATCGCCGTCGGCGACGCGGTGCAGCCGGACTAG
- a CDS encoding methylated-DNA--[protein]-cysteine S-methyltransferase — protein sequence MSRRHATLTTPLGDLLVVADGDALVGIYFPEHWHPPVAGSIGVEVVARDDELITRLGVELDEYLAGGRTTFDVPTAPTGDEFQHAVWAMLRDIPHGATTSYGELAARLGDRNLARRVGSAVGRNPLSIIVPCHRVVGADGSLTGYAGGLERKRFLLELEGAPVVAQARLF from the coding sequence ATGTCCCGACGCCACGCGACCCTGACGACGCCACTCGGCGATCTGCTGGTCGTCGCAGACGGCGACGCGCTCGTCGGCATCTACTTCCCCGAGCACTGGCATCCGCCGGTCGCGGGCTCGATCGGGGTCGAGGTCGTCGCCCGCGATGACGAGCTCATCACGCGACTCGGGGTCGAGCTCGACGAGTACCTCGCGGGCGGGCGCACGACGTTCGACGTGCCGACGGCGCCCACTGGCGATGAGTTCCAGCACGCGGTGTGGGCGATGCTCCGCGACATCCCGCACGGCGCGACGACGAGTTACGGCGAGCTCGCGGCCCGTCTCGGCGACCGCAACCTCGCCCGCCGGGTCGGCAGTGCCGTCGGGCGCAACCCGCTCAGCATCATCGTGCCGTGCCACCGGGTCGTCGGGGCCGACGGGTCGCTCACCGGCTACGCCGGCGGTCTCGAACGCAAGCGATTCCTGCTCGAACTCGAGGGTGCGCCGGTCGTCGCGCAGGCGAGGCTCTTCTAG
- a CDS encoding hemerythrin domain-containing protein, protein MPATALPSSGDEPGRTPGRAPGREPGRTPGTPGPAPGTAKTCDASGMAEIHRFFRAGFGESRALVEGVAESDAAHADVVGDHLELLSVGLHAHHEGEDTMLWGTLETRAPSCAVHVARMKEQHAALLVHLNELDAALPAWRASGRSADAAGVLFALDGITAALAAHLPDEEANIVPVMEVTLTPKEIDALSEHGRKATPKGKTFEQLGAILAAQPDGGVEWQRAHLPGPVRLIWRLIGKPKYEANRAALTGRARR, encoded by the coding sequence ATGCCCGCCACTGCGCTTCCCTCGAGCGGCGATGAGCCCGGCCGCACGCCCGGTCGCGCGCCCGGCCGCGAGCCCGGCCGCACGCCCGGCACACCTGGCCCGGCGCCCGGCACGGCGAAGACCTGCGACGCGAGCGGCATGGCCGAGATCCACCGGTTCTTCCGCGCCGGGTTCGGTGAGAGCCGGGCGCTCGTCGAGGGTGTCGCCGAGTCGGATGCCGCGCACGCCGACGTCGTCGGCGACCACCTCGAGCTGCTCTCGGTCGGCTTGCACGCCCACCACGAGGGCGAAGACACCATGCTGTGGGGCACGCTCGAGACCCGGGCGCCGTCGTGCGCCGTGCACGTCGCCCGCATGAAGGAGCAGCATGCCGCGCTGCTCGTGCACCTCAACGAGCTCGACGCGGCACTTCCCGCGTGGCGCGCGAGCGGCCGATCTGCGGATGCCGCGGGCGTGCTCTTCGCACTCGACGGCATCACGGCCGCGCTCGCCGCGCACCTGCCCGATGAAGAGGCGAACATCGTGCCGGTCATGGAGGTGACGCTCACGCCGAAAGAGATCGATGCGCTTTCCGAACACGGGCGCAAGGCGACGCCGAAGGGCAAGACCTTCGAGCAACTCGGTGCGATCCTCGCCGCACAGCCCGATGGCGGCGTCGAGTGGCAGCGCGCGCACCTGCCCGGCCCGGTGCGGCTCATCTGGCGCCTGATCGGCAAGCCGAAGTACGAGGCGAACCGAGCGGCGCTGACGGGTCGCGCGCGGCGGTGA